From Geotalea uraniireducens Rf4:
GTCCGGCCGGGCGAAGAACTTTGCCGTGGGGATGGCTGAGGAACTTGATCTGGAGCTGTAAGCCTTGCTGAAGATGCCGTTTTCGACTACATTTTTTACCGGCCGACCGACGAAGCGTGTATCCATCCGCCGTAACGTCATCAACCTATCGCTGCCGGTGCTGCTCTCATCGCTGTTTCAGCGGCTCGTTTCCATTGTCGACATCTTCATGGTCGGCGGGCTCGGCGCGGCGGCCATTGCTGCCACCGGCCTCGGCCAACTCCTCATATTCGTGGTGATGACGGTGTTCTGGGGGTTGGCCACCGGCACGACCGTCGTAGTTGCCCATCTATGGGGAGCCGGCGGCCGTGCCGAGGCGCGCCGGGCAGCCTTTGCCGCCTGTCTTGCCTGTGCCGGCATGGCGGTCGCTGCAAGCTTTCTCGGCTGGGCTTTCGGCGACGAACTGGCCCGCTTCCTCGGGGCAAAGAGCGATGTACTGGCCTATGCCGCCGGCTATATCCGGCTGGTGTTCCTCTGGTTCGCCTTTACTGCCGGCCTCAACATCCTCTCCGCCATCATGCACGGCATCGGCAACACGCGGACCCCCATGGAGGGGATCATCCTCGTCAACGTCCTCCATATACTGATCGCCTATCCGCTCATTTACGGAAAGTTAGGCCTGCCGCAGCTGGGAGTTACCGGCGCCGCCTATGCCATCAATCTTTCGGAGATGTGCGGCTTTCTCTACCTTTTGTTCCAGGCTTTGCGAAAGAACTATATCAAGATCGGCAAGCCGGACCTGCACCTGTTCCGCAAGGTGTGGCGGGTCGGCTACCCGGTGGCGCTGGAACGTATCGCCCAACAGTCGGGCCAGCTTTTTTATTCCAAGTTCATCATCAGCTACGGCACCGCCGCCTATGCCGCGCACCAGATCGGGCTATCCATCGAATCCCTCTCGTTCATGCCGGGTGCCGGGATGGGGATTGCCGCCTCTACGCTCATGGGACAGGCGCTCGGGGCAAAAAAGATCAGCCGCGCCCGGATCAGCCACATGGAGGCGTTGAGGCTGGCGATCATGGTCATGGCGGTCATGGCGCTCCTCTTCTTCTTTATCCCGCACCTGCTGATCGGCCTGTTCACCCATGATCCGGCCGTCATCGAAAAGGGGTGTGTATTCTTGCGGCTGGTGGCCTTTGCCCAGGTGCCGCTGGCCATTTCCTTCGTCTACGCCGGGAGCCTGCGCGGGACAGGCGACACCCACTACGTATTTCTCGTCACCCTTGCCGCCATGTGGGGGATCAGGGTGCTTATCTCCTATATTGCCGCCGTACCGCTCCATCTCTCGCTCTACATGGTCTGGGGGGTGTTCCTCCTCGACTGGCTGTTCCGCGCCGCAGCCTTTGCCTGGCGCTACAAGCAGCGCGACCTGCACCAGATAATCCTCTGACGATAATAACAGGGCCGCACCCTGTTGGGGCGCGGCCTTGTCAATTCATGTTCTCCGTCTCATACGGCTAACCCCAATTTCAAATCAAGGATGAAATCAAGGCATTACTTTGCCTTGTACCCTATCCTGATCGCTCCCCAATGCCTGTTGTTGATGTAGATCGGCGTGGACATGTCGTTCATGATTTCCCCCGTATCCCTCATATAGGTCTGGAGGAGGGATGTGTCGCTGCTTTTTGCCGCCCTTATGCCGGTTCGGTCGTCAAATATCCTCTTGGTCCTGTTGTTGACCTTATCGGTCTCCAAATCCCCTGTCAGCGGCTTGGTATAGCGGAGATTGTGGCAGGGAACGTAACCGTGATCGTCGACGCAAATGGCAAAGAAGATCTCGCCGCTCTTGGCAGCGATTTCTTCCTGAAGCGGCGAGATGAACTGATCAAAAAACTTGTCGAAGGAAGTGGAGTATTTTTGCGGGGATGTCTTGGGAATCGCCTGATAGTTCCTGTCGAACAGATCTTCCATCCTTATCCTCTTTTCAGAAATGGCCTTTTCTATCGCTGCAACAGCTCTATCCCGCAATTCACAAGCATAATTCTTCATGGTGTCGTGATGATTACCAACGCTGAATTTGCCCACGGTGGAGAAAATCTGCTCGGCAACTTCGGAAAGTTCTTCGAAGGCCTTGCCGCTGGTTTGCATCTGCGTATGCACGGTCGTCGACGTTTCCGAAACATGGTGAATCTTTGAAGAGATTTCATTTACGGTAGCGCTCTGCTCCTCGGTGGCAGAGGCAATCTGATTGATCATGTCGGCAGACTCGCCGGCGATTTGCAGAATTTTTTCCAGGCAATCTCTTGCAGCCAGGGATTTTTCGACCCCCTCTTCGACCCGTTTCTTCTCTTCAATTATGGAGCTCGCAGCTTCGCGGCTTTCGTTCTGAATGTCGGTGATGATTTTGGCGATTTCCTTGGTGGATGTGGCTGTTTTTGCCGAAAGGTTTTTCACCTCATCCGCGACAACCGCAAAACCCCTGCCGTGTTCTCCGGCACGCGCCGCTTCGATTGCAGCGTTAAGTGCCAGGAGGTTCGTCTGGTCTGCGATATCTTCGATCAGAACTACGATCTCGCCGATCTTGTTGGAAGAAGTTTCAAGCCTTTCGACCGTGCCAAGGGTCGTGGCAACGTTGTCGTTGACGATTTTTATGCAGTTGCACGCTTCATCTACAACCGTCATGCCCTCGCTGGCAGCCGAATCGACTTGGGCTGAAAATTCTGCCGCACGGTGTGTATTGCTTGCGACGACGTTAAGTGTTGCCGCCATTTCTTCCGTTGCCACGGCAACCGACATGGCCTGCTCTTTCTGGTCGGTTGTTGCCGATACGGTCTTGTTGGCTCCCAAGGCTACGGTGCATACCGATACGGAAATATTTCCCGCCTGCTGGTAAAGTGATGAAATTATTTCACGGAGCTTGGAGATCAGATGGTTGATTTCAACGGCAAGCTGGCCGATCTCGTCTTTGGAGCGCACCGGAATTTCCTTGGTAAGGTCTCCCTCGCCCCGGGCAATGAGTTTTAATTTTTCCGAGAAATCCAGGAGGTCCTTGACGATCGTCTTTTTGAAGAAAAAGTACATTGCGCATAACATGACGAGGAAGAAAAATACGCCCGCAGCGGTAAGCAGAATTGTCAGATTTATTGCGCTCTTATAGCCGTCTTCCAGGGACGTGGTCAGAAGAATGGCGCCCAGAAATTTGGGCGCTGCGTCGTGGCATTGCTTGCACCGCTCTTCGTTAACAAGAGGAACAGCGGAGTTGAGTGTATGAAGACCATTTTCTTTCAGTTTGATTTCCAACGGCTTACCGCTGTTGATTGATTTTATGACATCGGGGTTCACTGCGGCACTTGCCGTGGCGGGTTCCTTCCCTTCCGCATCGTAAATTTTCAGGTCAATGGCAAATCGTTTTTCCTTTGCCTCCTTGATAAATTTTTCAACCGCTTTTGAATCACCTTTCATCATGTATTCGGCAATGTCATTACTGATAATGGCCGCAATGTTGCGACTGTTTTTTACCTGTAAATCCATTGTCGCATTGTATTCAAGCCACAGAGCCATGCTTCCCATGGCAGCGAAGCCCAGACAAAGGGTGATGCCGATTATTCCCAGTATTTTATGAATCAGTTTGTTTTTGAACATGTGCATACCCCTCAAATTTTGATGCATTTAACGGTTATAAGTAGTTATCGGCATAAAGAAATAATCCTTTAGCTATGCCGGGAGATTTTTCACCCGGGGATAATGCCGTCACACGCTGAATACCGCCCAAGCGATGGGTATGGCTGAAACGGAAAATAAAAGGATTAAGAGAAAAACCGATTAGTACCAATCTTCCGAAAGACCAAGTCCCCCTTTCTCAAAGGGGGGGAACTTCTGCGGAAGATTAGTGCTAATCTGGAGAGAAAAAATGGATGGGAGCGGGTACGGTGAGGCGCTTCTCCGCAGAGCTTCACGGAGCGAGAAGAAAATCAAAATCCTCTTTCGAGAGGGATACTCCGCCGGCGCCGGCCGTGTCGTCGAGAAGCGCCCGGTAGAGCTTGAGCTTGCGCTCCTTGAGCGCCATCATCTTCTCCTCGACGGTATGGCGCATCAGGAGCCGGTTGACGGTGACCTGGGCCGTCTGGCCTATGCGGTGGGCGCGATCCGAGGCCTGGTTCTCGACGGCAGGGTTCCACCACGGGTCGAGATGGTAGACGTAGGTGGCGCGGGTCAGGTTGAGCCCCTTCCCTCCCGCTTTGAGGCTGATGAGAAAGACGAGCGGCTCCTCGCTCTGCTGGAACTGCCGCACCAGCTCCTTACGGCGTGGAACCGGGGTGGAGCCGTCAAGCCTTAAGGTAGCGAGCCCCCGCTGCTTGAGCCCTTCCTCCACCAGGTCCAGATAGCTGGTGAACTGGGAGAAGACCAGGGCGCTGTGTCCTTCGTCCCGCAGTTCCAGGAGATTATCGGCGAGGCATTCCTGTTTGGGGGACTCCCCCTTGACGCCGGCGGTGACAAGGGCGGCGGACAGGCAGATCTGCCGCAGCCGCAGGATGGCGGTAAGCGCGATCATCCGCGCCTGCCCGGCCGCCTTGGCACGAAATGCCTCGTCCACTGCACCGCGCACCTCTTCGACAGTCCGCTGGTACAGCGCCCGCTGTTTCGGCGTCAGCTCCAGATAGAGGTCCATTTCAATGCGCGGCGGCAATTCATCGGCAATCATCTGTTTCGAGCGGCGCAGGACGAAGGGGCGGGTGCGGCGGATCAGGGTGTCGATCCCCCCCGTTCCCCGGATGTCGATGCGGCGCCTGAACTCCTGATAGGGGCCGAGGAGCCCCGGCACGCAGAGGTCCATGATGGCGAAGTATTCTCCCAGGTGGTTCTCCATCGGCGTGCCGGTGAGGGCGAGCTTGAAGCGTCCGTTGATCCGCCGCGCCGCGCCGGTCGTGGCCGTCTGGATATTCTTCACCTGCTGTGCCTCGTCAAAGATGACGACGTTGAAAGGAAGCGTTTCCAGCGTCTCGATGTCCCGCTGGAGGATGCCGTAGCTGGTCAGGACGATGTCGGCAGCGGAGAAGTCGAGGGTGCGCCGCGGGCCGGTGTAGGAGACTATCCGCAGGGCAGGATAGAAGCGGGCGAGTTCGCTCTCCCAGTTGAAGAGGAGCGAAGGAGGCACGACGATCAGGTGCGGCGTGCCTGCGACAGCGGCGGAGTCGATCTGCCCCTCGGCGATGCCGCCGAGGAAGGCGATGGTCTGGACGGTTTTACCGAGCCCCATGTCGTCGGCGAGGCAGGCGCCGAAGCGGTGCTCGTAGAGGAAGGAGAGCCATTCGTACCCCTCGTGCTGATAGGGCCGCAGCATTGTCTTGAGCCCGGCCGGGAGGCGGCGCTCCGGAATCCGCTCCAGTCGGGTGAGATTGGCAAGAAGCCTTTCATCCTCCACGGGCAGGCGCAAAGTGACCCCGTGGGCCCGCAGTTCCAGCCAGTCGAGGATTTGCAACCGCGGGATGCGGACCGGCTCGGATTTCCGCCGTTTCTTCCCCTTCCCCTTCCCCTTCCCCGCCGTCCCGCCGAACAGAAGCTGCAGGATGCGGCGCTGCTCGTCGTCAAGGAGATAGCAGGCGT
This genomic window contains:
- a CDS encoding MATE family efflux transporter; this encodes MPFSTTFFTGRPTKRVSIRRNVINLSLPVLLSSLFQRLVSIVDIFMVGGLGAAAIAATGLGQLLIFVVMTVFWGLATGTTVVVAHLWGAGGRAEARRAAFAACLACAGMAVAASFLGWAFGDELARFLGAKSDVLAYAAGYIRLVFLWFAFTAGLNILSAIMHGIGNTRTPMEGIILVNVLHILIAYPLIYGKLGLPQLGVTGAAYAINLSEMCGFLYLLFQALRKNYIKIGKPDLHLFRKVWRVGYPVALERIAQQSGQLFYSKFIISYGTAAYAAHQIGLSIESLSFMPGAGMGIAASTLMGQALGAKKISRARISHMEALRLAIMVMAVMALLFFFIPHLLIGLFTHDPAVIEKGCVFLRLVAFAQVPLAISFVYAGSLRGTGDTHYVFLVTLAAMWGIRVLISYIAAVPLHLSLYMVWGVFLLDWLFRAAAFAWRYKQRDLHQIIL
- a CDS encoding methyl-accepting chemotaxis protein; the encoded protein is MFKNKLIHKILGIIGITLCLGFAAMGSMALWLEYNATMDLQVKNSRNIAAIISNDIAEYMMKGDSKAVEKFIKEAKEKRFAIDLKIYDAEGKEPATASAAVNPDVIKSINSGKPLEIKLKENGLHTLNSAVPLVNEERCKQCHDAAPKFLGAILLTTSLEDGYKSAINLTILLTAAGVFFFLVMLCAMYFFFKKTIVKDLLDFSEKLKLIARGEGDLTKEIPVRSKDEIGQLAVEINHLISKLREIISSLYQQAGNISVSVCTVALGANKTVSATTDQKEQAMSVAVATEEMAATLNVVASNTHRAAEFSAQVDSAASEGMTVVDEACNCIKIVNDNVATTLGTVERLETSSNKIGEIVVLIEDIADQTNLLALNAAIEAARAGEHGRGFAVVADEVKNLSAKTATSTKEIAKIITDIQNESREAASSIIEEKKRVEEGVEKSLAARDCLEKILQIAGESADMINQIASATEEQSATVNEISSKIHHVSETSTTVHTQMQTSGKAFEELSEVAEQIFSTVGKFSVGNHHDTMKNYACELRDRAVAAIEKAISEKRIRMEDLFDRNYQAIPKTSPQKYSTSFDKFFDQFISPLQEEIAAKSGEIFFAICVDDHGYVPCHNLRYTKPLTGDLETDKVNNRTKRIFDDRTGIRAAKSSDTSLLQTYMRDTGEIMNDMSTPIYINNRHWGAIRIGYKAK